In Oenanthe melanoleuca isolate GR-GAL-2019-014 chromosome 8, OMel1.0, whole genome shotgun sequence, a single genomic region encodes these proteins:
- the NOS1AP gene encoding carboxyl-terminal PDZ ligand of neuronal nitric oxide synthase protein isoform X1, with product MPAKSKYNLVDDRHDLRIPLHNEDAFQHGICFEAKYIGSLDVPRPNSRVEIVTAMRRIRYEFKAKNIKKKKVNLIVSVDGVKVILKKKKKLLSLQKREWAWDENKMLVMHDPIYRIFYVSHDSQDLKIFSYIARDGSSNVFRCNVFKSKKKSQAMRIVRTVGQAFEVCHKLSLQHTQQNADGQEDADSERNGDDLDVPACRLSGVERAAASAEETDIDAVELPLPGADILDFSRGVTDLDAVGKESCLHPEDILTASPKMLLPSSAQLPDLGTPLSAHHQMQLLQQLLQQQQQQTQVAVAQVHLLKDQLAAEAAARLEAQARVHQLLLQNKDLLQHISLLVKQVQELELKLAGNTTTGSQDSLLEITFRSNALPVLCDPTTPQPEDTQPPPLGPSPAFPSALGSPIVDQSLFENASAVPPPRAQPVPGAPQPCRPAGSQHLRNLGKAVGARVSDLLRRREPAGLGAMEVNASAGAVLGAGEPAAEDGAVGLDAFPRLEPPPPITKKRTPRALKTPQDMLIAPQPEGTSTSSGTEEPPEPATARPDPTEQQLGMGDPSPPECPGVPSVTGTPEPSGDQPTSALPVPDLIHKGSRESQWQVGDRATEISASTEKASWRPGLEHEPAGSTGQPEPRSPGWEVEGAHPDLLSFE from the exons TATGAGTTTAAAGCCAAGAATATCAAGAAGAAGAAGGTGAACCTCATCGTGTCGGTGGATGGTGTGAAGGTCAttctgaagaagaagaagaag CTTCTTTCATTGCAGAAAAGAGAATGGGCCTGGGACGAGAACAAAATGCTCGTCATGCATGATCCCATCTACAG GATATTCTATGTATCTCATGACTCCCAGGACCTAAAGATCTTCAGCTACATTGCCAGGGATGGCTCTAGCAATGTCTTCAGATGCAACGTCTTCAAGTCCAAGAAGAAG agCCAGGCCATGCGGATCGTGCGCACGGTGGGCCAGGCGTTCGAGGTGTGCCAcaagctgagcctgcagcacacGCAGCAGAACGCTGATGGCCAGGAGGATGCAGACAGTGAGAGGAATGGAGATGACCTGGATGTGCCAG CCTGTCGCCTCTCAGGCGTGGAGAGAGCGGCTGCCTCTGCCGAGGAGACCGACATTGACGCCGTGGAGCTGCCGCTGCCCGGCGCCGACATCCTGGACTTCAGCCGCGGCGTCACCGACCTGGACGCCGTGGGCAAGGAG agctgcctccaccCTGAGGATATCCTGACGGCGTCACCCAAGATGCTGCTGCCCTCATCTGCCCAGCTGCCCGACCTGGGAACACCCCTGTCTGCCCACCACCAGAtgcagcttctccagcagctcctgcagcagcagcagcagcagacacaaGTGGCCGTGGCACAG GTGCACCTGCTGAAGGaccagctggcagcagaagcagcagcacgGCTGGAGGCCCAGGCTCGTGtgcaccagctcctgctccagaaCAAGGActtgctgcagcacatctcCCTCCTGGTCAAAcaggtgcaggagctggagctgaagctGGCGGGGAACACGACCA CAGGCTCGCAGGACAGTCTGCTGGAGATCACCTTCCGCTCCAACGCGCTGCCCGTGCTGTGCGACCCGACCACCCCGCAGCCCGAGGACacgcagccgccgccgctggGCCCCAGCCCGGCCTTCCCCAGcgccctgggcagccccatAG TGGACCAGAGCCTGTTTGAGAACGCCAGCGCGGTGCCCCCGCCGCGGGCGCAGCCCGTGCCCGGCGCGCCCCAGCCCTGCCGGCCCGCCGGCAGCCAGCACCTCCGCAACCTGGGCAAGGCCGTGGGCGCCAGGGTGAGCGACCTGCTGCGCCGCAGGGAGCCCGCCGGCCTGGGAGCCATGGAGGTGAACGCCAGCGcgggggctgtgctgggggcaggagagCCGGCTGCTGAGGACGG ggctgtggggctggatgCCTTTCCCCGGCTGGAACCCCCGCCCCCCATCACCAAGAAGCGCACGCCGCGCGCCCTGAAGACCCCCCAGGACATGCTCATCGCTCCGCAGCCGGAGGGGACCAGCACGAGCAGTGGCACCGAGGAGCCTCCCGAGCCAGCCACGGCCCgccctgaccccacagagcagcagctgggcatgGGGGACCCGTCTCCTCCAGAATGCCCTGGGGTCCCCAGCGTGACGGGcaccccagagcccagtggggACCAGCCGACCAGTGCCTTACCCGTGCCCGACCTCATCCATAAGGGCAGCCGGGAGAGCCAGTGGCAAGTGGGTGACAGGGCCACTGAGATATCAGCCAGCACAGAGAAGGCCTCATGGAGACCAGGGCTGGAGCACGAGCCAGcggggagcacagggcagccagagccacgcagccctggctgggaggtGGAGGGGGCCCATCCTGACCTACTGTCCTTTGAGTAG